One genomic window of Hyphomicrobiales bacterium includes the following:
- a CDS encoding TAXI family TRAP transporter solute-binding subunit encodes MAGQLKFGARWLARAIVAMGLALGIFAQEGAAAQSKPVIIGTLGTGSINYAGAVALADILNKYTDLKASALPQSGMPALLSLLKEGAIHVGTVSAPVAQMANTGTRLQEGRQQDLRLLHPLYSVEQALLVAADTEIRAGADLAGKKVSGRYTGDPGTELGILGHLANRGLSYEDVVVVPVPNYPESVKSVIERRADVVASGLTSPLIQQLHAARGFRVIPADTSPEAVARTREAAPGFSVAKITKSDDPSLKWLADDPEVPEELTLLQYWFYFVVTPDLDEEIAYKINKAVWEHHKELAPVQIKFGRDWTPEKMTPADATVPYHPGAVRFFKEVGAWTDELEKNQQELLR; translated from the coding sequence ATGGCCGGACAATTGAAGTTTGGAGCCCGTTGGCTCGCCCGCGCGATCGTGGCGATGGGCTTGGCGCTGGGAATTTTCGCGCAGGAGGGGGCGGCCGCGCAGAGCAAGCCCGTCATCATCGGCACGCTCGGGACCGGCTCGATCAACTATGCCGGCGCGGTGGCGCTCGCCGACATCCTGAACAAATATACCGACCTCAAGGCCTCGGCCTTGCCGCAGTCGGGCATGCCCGCCCTGCTCTCGCTTCTCAAGGAGGGCGCGATCCATGTGGGGACCGTGTCGGCGCCGGTGGCGCAGATGGCGAACACAGGCACCCGGCTGCAGGAGGGACGGCAGCAGGATCTGCGGCTGCTGCATCCGCTCTATTCGGTCGAGCAGGCGCTGCTGGTCGCCGCCGACACCGAAATCCGCGCCGGAGCGGACCTCGCGGGCAAGAAGGTCTCCGGCCGCTACACCGGCGATCCGGGAACCGAGTTGGGGATTCTGGGGCACCTTGCCAATCGCGGTCTGAGCTATGAGGATGTGGTCGTCGTTCCGGTTCCGAACTATCCGGAGAGCGTGAAGTCGGTGATCGAACGCCGCGCCGACGTGGTGGCCTCGGGGCTGACCTCGCCGCTCATCCAGCAGCTTCACGCGGCCCGCGGCTTCCGCGTCATTCCGGCCGACACCTCGCCCGAGGCGGTTGCCCGCACCCGCGAGGCGGCGCCCGGCTTCAGCGTTGCGAAAATCACCAAGTCGGACGATCCGTCGCTCAAATGGCTGGCCGACGACCCGGAAGTGCCAGAGGAACTTACCCTCCTGCAGTACTGGTTCTACTTCGTCGTCACGCCCGACCTCGACGAGGAGATCGCCTATAAGATCAACAAGGCGGTCTGGGAGCATCACAAGGAGCTGGCGCCGGTGCAGATCAAGTTCGGCCGCGACTGGACCCCGGAGAAGATGACGCCCGCGGATGCGACCGTCCCCTACCATCCGGGCGCCGTTCGCTTCTTCAAGGAAGTCGGCGCGTGGACCGATGAGTTGGAGAAGAACCAGCAGGAACTGCTCCGCTAG
- a CDS encoding TRAP transporter fused permease subunit: MENAQGEGEQRFRQLKGLPGALAGLLLILLAAIGIGYTLQLHLYLDFLVLEVQYLGALLALALASIFLLVPHRPGASRERVPWFDYGLAVLGLVVGGYVAWHYPVILMRPGMTPLNVGLGVIAVGLLFEAARRSLGWALVLFALASMALAFWGHLIGISVIEFSWQRWFYFFYLDENGIFGNILGLLATVVFAFVVFGQVLTYAGGSDAIIDLTKALVGRYTGGPAKAAVLASGMMGSITGSIAVNAVTTGTITIPLMKRNGYPPAFAAGVECAASTGGPLLPPVMGITAFLMAEFLGIPYFEVALAASLPALLYFIIIYVQVHCEAVRSGLRGLPASELPPRGKSALAALPFMVPLSVIIFFLFVLRYSAERAALYGAAAAILVGLLFAAARRRFARVDRLLMDIARSFLVLAVTGSLAGVIVSSLVLSGIGPTFVSGIRDLAGDSLILMLILAAIVNLILGLGLPAIVTYIVLAVLVAPTMIQFGVPPLAAHLFTLYFAVAAELTPPAGAPIFITMSIAQASFMRTAMEGLRLAAGVFLLPFVFVYHPGLLLLGSGLQIALDFLVALAGLVAVSFGLRGVITRRIGYVARAVLLLVGGALLFPDWQVKLAGAFVLVTACGLIYWQQFSSLRRRLDEGR; the protein is encoded by the coding sequence GTGGAGAACGCGCAGGGCGAAGGCGAGCAGCGGTTTCGTCAACTGAAAGGCCTGCCTGGAGCGCTGGCGGGGCTGCTGCTCATCCTGCTCGCCGCGATCGGGATCGGCTATACGCTGCAACTGCACCTCTATTTGGACTTCCTGGTCCTCGAGGTGCAGTATCTCGGCGCGCTGCTGGCCCTCGCCCTCGCTTCGATCTTCCTGCTCGTGCCGCACCGTCCCGGGGCCTCCCGCGAACGGGTCCCGTGGTTCGACTACGGCCTTGCCGTACTCGGGCTGGTCGTCGGCGGCTATGTGGCGTGGCACTATCCCGTCATCCTGATGCGTCCGGGGATGACACCCCTCAATGTCGGTCTCGGAGTTATCGCCGTCGGGCTTCTGTTCGAGGCGGCGCGGCGCAGCCTCGGCTGGGCGCTGGTGCTGTTCGCGCTTGCCAGCATGGCGCTGGCCTTTTGGGGGCACCTGATCGGCATCAGCGTCATCGAGTTCTCGTGGCAGCGCTGGTTCTACTTCTTCTATCTCGACGAGAACGGCATCTTCGGCAACATACTGGGGCTGCTGGCGACCGTGGTCTTCGCCTTCGTGGTCTTCGGCCAGGTGCTGACCTATGCCGGCGGCAGCGACGCCATCATCGACCTGACCAAGGCCCTGGTCGGGCGCTACACCGGCGGTCCGGCCAAGGCGGCCGTCCTGGCCAGCGGGATGATGGGCAGCATCACCGGCTCCATAGCGGTCAACGCGGTAACGACGGGGACCATCACCATTCCGCTGATGAAGCGGAACGGCTATCCGCCGGCCTTCGCCGCCGGCGTCGAGTGCGCGGCGTCCACGGGCGGCCCGCTGCTGCCGCCGGTGATGGGCATCACCGCCTTCCTCATGGCCGAGTTCCTCGGAATTCCCTATTTCGAGGTGGCGCTGGCGGCGTCGCTGCCGGCGTTGCTCTATTTCATCATCATCTACGTCCAGGTGCACTGCGAGGCGGTGCGGTCGGGACTGAGGGGGTTGCCGGCCTCGGAACTGCCGCCGCGCGGAAAATCGGCGCTGGCGGCTCTGCCCTTCATGGTTCCCCTTTCGGTCATCATCTTCTTCCTCTTCGTCCTGCGTTATTCGGCGGAGCGGGCGGCGCTCTATGGTGCCGCGGCGGCGATCCTGGTCGGCTTGTTGTTCGCCGCCGCCCGGCGGCGCTTTGCCAGGGTCGACCGACTGCTCATGGACATCGCGCGCAGCTTCCTCGTCCTCGCCGTGACGGGCAGCCTTGCCGGGGTCATCGTGTCGTCTCTCGTCCTGTCGGGCATCGGGCCGACCTTCGTGTCGGGAATCCGGGATTTGGCGGGCGACAGCCTGATCCTGATGCTCATCCTCGCCGCCATCGTCAATCTCATCCTGGGCCTCGGGCTGCCGGCGATCGTGACCTATATCGTGCTCGCCGTCCTGGTGGCGCCGACCATGATCCAGTTCGGCGTGCCGCCTCTCGCGGCCCATCTGTTCACCCTCTATTTCGCGGTGGCCGCCGAGCTCACGCCGCCGGCCGGTGCGCCGATCTTCATCACCATGTCGATTGCCCAGGCGAGCTTCATGCGAACGGCGATGGAGGGGCTGAGACTGGCCGCTGGCGTCTTCCTGCTGCCCTTCGTCTTCGTCTATCACCCCGGCCTTCTGCTGCTGGGGTCGGGCTTGCAGATCGCCCTGGATTTCCTGGTCGCATTGGCCGGGCTGGTGGCGGTCTCATTCGGCCTGCGTGGCGTCATCACGCGGCGCATCGGCTACGTCGCCCGTGCCGTGCTGCTGCTTGTCGGCGGCGCTCTGCTGTTCCCCGATTGGCAGGTCAAGCTGGCCGGCGCGTTCGTTCTGGTGACCGCCTGCGGCCTCATCTATTGGCAGCAGTTCTCATCGCTCCGGCGCCGCCTCGACGAAGGACGCTGA